From Thalassotalea euphylliae, the proteins below share one genomic window:
- a CDS encoding flavodoxin family protein produces the protein MRIAIVLGTSRPTGNTAQLINHFVASTNNPVSVYSLSDYQVLPYDYHFANQDDDFPALISEVIAAHEIIVLATPIYWYAPSAQMKAFMDRLTDLLEINKTLGRQLKGEYTHATSRCLISALSQGLNIKAQLAGMVTPFQ, from the coding sequence ATGCGCATCGCAATCGTATTGGGAACGAGTCGACCAACTGGCAACACAGCACAATTGATCAATCACTTTGTTGCTAGCACGAATAATCCCGTATCGGTCTACTCATTGAGCGATTATCAGGTGTTACCTTACGACTATCATTTTGCTAATCAAGATGATGACTTCCCCGCATTAATTAGCGAAGTGATAGCTGCACACGAGATCATCGTTTTAGCAACGCCTATCTATTGGTATGCACCAAGTGCACAAATGAAAGCTTTTATGGATCGCTTAACGGATTTACTCGAAATCAACAAAACGCTGGGAAGGCAACTTAAAGGTGAATATACCCATGCTACTTCAAGATGCTTGATTTCAGCGCTGTCACAGGGACTCAATATCAAGGCGCAGCTTGCCGGAATGGTTACTCCCTTTCAATAA
- a CDS encoding DUF6482 family protein produces MKLLYKDLRSKRIDKLIINSLEQALYQALVVIDDTEHMVWLSADKTLTTRNLTKMREHFEKLEIKEIVLRHESAYDEMVGQPTKQGNNRLEVPLRQNPYAVLKHLH; encoded by the coding sequence ATGAAATTGTTATACAAAGATTTACGATCAAAACGCATTGATAAACTCATCATTAACTCGCTTGAACAAGCGCTCTACCAAGCCCTCGTGGTTATTGATGATACCGAGCACATGGTATGGCTATCAGCGGACAAAACGCTCACCACCAGAAACCTCACCAAAATGCGTGAGCACTTTGAAAAACTAGAGATAAAAGAAATCGTACTCAGGCATGAAAGCGCTTATGATGAAATGGTTGGGCAGCCGACCAAGCAAGGCAACAATCGCCTTGAGGTACCGCTCAGACAAAATCCGTATGCCGTGCTAAAACACTTACATTAA
- a CDS encoding HAD family hydrolase: MSATNPLVVFDLDQTLLNKQSQLSAYTLATLRALDKSGIRYTIATGRSHLSAAPVLKAHQFPLPHIYTNGVLTWCPNEKRFSFNHCLNVEEGLAAVETMSSPQSTPFVSALDEQAQRYIFHGTMKNKAEKNLLQRLSKAEKVSLLPMAACRGNLHVTNISMLGPSVEIHEVNQKIKNEADLIAYSGKALTEEYRWIDVHHSAANKGAAVLNLKHQLGADSVICFGDGDNDTSMFDIADECYAPENAVPKIKAVSTAVIGHHDDDGVAQFLRERFELTV; encoded by the coding sequence TTGAGTGCCACTAACCCATTAGTCGTTTTTGATCTTGACCAAACCTTACTAAACAAACAATCGCAACTCTCAGCCTACACGCTAGCCACACTGCGAGCACTCGACAAAAGCGGTATTCGATACACGATCGCTACCGGGCGCAGTCATTTATCGGCGGCTCCCGTGCTCAAAGCCCATCAGTTCCCACTACCACACATCTATACCAATGGGGTACTCACTTGGTGTCCCAACGAAAAACGCTTTAGTTTTAATCATTGCCTAAATGTTGAAGAAGGCTTAGCGGCGGTTGAAACAATGTCTTCACCACAATCAACCCCCTTTGTCAGCGCACTGGATGAGCAGGCACAACGATACATTTTTCACGGCACCATGAAAAACAAAGCGGAAAAAAACCTGTTGCAGCGCTTGAGTAAAGCGGAAAAGGTTAGCCTACTACCAATGGCAGCATGCCGTGGTAATTTACACGTTACCAATATCAGTATGCTTGGCCCAAGTGTCGAAATTCATGAGGTAAATCAGAAGATAAAAAACGAAGCAGACTTAATTGCTTATTCCGGCAAAGCATTAACCGAGGAATACCGCTGGATAGACGTGCACCATTCTGCTGCCAACAAAGGCGCTGCGGTACTCAATTTGAAACATCAATTGGGCGCAGACAGTGTGATTTGCTTTGGCGATGGCGATAACGATACCAGCATGTTCGACATTGCTGACGAATGCTATGCCCCCGAAAATGCCGTACCAAAAATCAAAGCCGTTTCCACAGCGGTAATTGGTCATCACGACGATGATGGCGTTGCTCAGTTTTTACGTGAACGATTTGAACTTACTGTTTAA
- the glmS gene encoding glutamine--fructose-6-phosphate transaminase (isomerizing), whose product MCGIVGAVAQRDVAEILVEGLKRLEYRGYDSAGVAVVDGNNNLQRVRRLGKVQALADAINETPLTGGTGIAHTRWATHGAPSENNAHPHVSSDTIAVVHNGIIENHQELRTELQAKGYEFVTETDTEVIAHLVHHELKSASSLLSAVQTAVKQLDGAYGTVILDTRDVERVVVARSGSPLVIGYGLGENFIASDMMALLPVTRKFAFLEEGDVAEVTRFEVNVFDLDGKPVIREAKESEVSHDAGDKGEYRHYMLKEIYEQPTAIRNSLEGRLLGGQLNIDTFGAGADEIFRDIEHVQIIACGTSYHSGMVARYWLEAHAGVSCNVEIASEFRYRKSHVPKNALLVTISQSGETADTLAALRLAKELGYRASLTICNVQGSSLVRESDLAFMTKAGAEIGVASTKAFTTQLVGLMMMTLALGKHHGMSEADQQAMAQALTTLPTKIEETFALADEIEDLAEDFADKNHSLFLGRGDQYPIAMEGALKLKEISYIHAEAYAAGELKHGPLALIDAEMPVIVVAPKNDLIEKLKSNVEEVRARGGLMYVFADSAAKFDSDDTMKVINVPHCDDLIAPIVYTLPLQLLSYYVAIIKGTDVDQPRNLAKSVTVE is encoded by the coding sequence ATGTGTGGCATTGTAGGTGCAGTAGCACAACGAGATGTAGCAGAAATTTTAGTGGAAGGTCTAAAGCGCCTTGAATATCGCGGTTATGACTCCGCAGGCGTCGCGGTCGTTGATGGCAATAATAACCTGCAACGCGTTCGCCGTTTAGGCAAAGTACAAGCTTTAGCGGATGCGATCAATGAAACACCGTTAACTGGTGGTACGGGTATCGCGCATACGCGCTGGGCAACGCATGGCGCACCCAGTGAGAATAATGCCCACCCGCATGTCTCGTCAGACACCATTGCCGTGGTGCACAACGGTATTATTGAAAACCATCAAGAACTGCGCACCGAATTACAAGCAAAAGGCTACGAGTTTGTCACTGAAACGGACACTGAGGTTATCGCCCACTTAGTACACCATGAACTCAAATCTGCCAGTAGCTTACTTTCAGCAGTGCAAACCGCAGTTAAGCAGCTGGACGGCGCTTATGGCACAGTAATTTTGGATACCCGCGATGTAGAGCGCGTTGTGGTGGCTCGCTCAGGCAGTCCATTGGTGATTGGTTATGGCTTAGGTGAGAACTTTATTGCTTCTGACATGATGGCCTTACTGCCAGTAACACGCAAATTTGCCTTCCTTGAAGAAGGCGATGTTGCGGAAGTGACACGTTTTGAAGTGAATGTTTTCGATCTTGATGGCAAGCCCGTCATTCGCGAAGCCAAAGAATCCGAAGTTAGCCATGACGCTGGCGACAAAGGCGAATACCGCCACTACATGCTCAAAGAAATTTACGAACAGCCAACCGCCATTCGCAACTCACTGGAAGGTCGTTTATTGGGTGGGCAGCTTAATATCGACACCTTTGGCGCTGGCGCAGATGAAATCTTCCGCGATATTGAACACGTGCAAATTATTGCCTGTGGCACCAGTTATCACTCTGGCATGGTGGCGCGTTATTGGCTAGAAGCGCATGCGGGCGTGTCGTGTAACGTCGAGATTGCCAGTGAATTCCGCTACCGCAAATCGCATGTGCCGAAAAATGCCTTGTTAGTGACTATTTCGCAGTCGGGTGAGACCGCTGATACGCTGGCGGCACTTCGTTTAGCGAAGGAGCTAGGTTATCGCGCGAGCTTGACGATTTGTAATGTGCAGGGGTCAAGTTTGGTACGTGAGTCTGATCTGGCGTTTATGACCAAAGCGGGCGCAGAAATTGGCGTCGCCTCAACGAAAGCGTTTACCACCCAACTGGTTGGCTTAATGATGATGACACTCGCACTGGGCAAACATCACGGCATGAGTGAAGCCGATCAGCAAGCCATGGCACAAGCTTTGACTACCTTGCCGACTAAGATTGAAGAAACCTTTGCCTTAGCCGATGAAATTGAAGACTTAGCGGAAGATTTTGCCGATAAAAATCACTCATTGTTCCTTGGCCGTGGCGATCAGTACCCTATCGCGATGGAAGGCGCATTAAAGTTAAAAGAAATTTCTTATATTCACGCCGAAGCTTATGCCGCCGGTGAGTTAAAACATGGCCCATTAGCGCTCATTGATGCAGAAATGCCGGTAATTGTGGTCGCACCTAAGAATGATTTAATTGAGAAGTTAAAATCCAATGTTGAAGAGGTGCGCGCGCGTGGTGGCCTAATGTATGTGTTTGCCGACAGCGCCGCTAAGTTTGACAGCGATGATACGATGAAAGTGATTAACGTACCGCATTGTGACGACTTAATCGCACCAATCGTTTACACTTTGCCGCTACAGTTGCTTTCTTACTATGTGGCGATTATTAAAGGTACAGATGTTGACCAACCGCGTAACTTGGCTAAATCAGTGACGGTGGAATAA
- a CDS encoding DeoR/GlpR family DNA-binding transcription regulator, whose amino-acid sequence MSKRNTQQRRHIIINELNSHGEVSVDMLAKRFETSEVTIRKDLAALEKSGLLLRRYGGAIALPKEIVEPNNAHLSAQKSQIGKAAAQLIKDHYRIVIDSGRTTSTVVNHLSDKKGLVVMTNSLNVAAKLNELENEPTLLMTGGTWDPTSESFQGQVAEQVLKSYDFDQLFIGADGIDIERGTTTFNELVGLSKTMASVAREVIVMVESEKIGRRIPNLELDWPQVNTLITDKGLSVEMKQALTAKGVKVICASNE is encoded by the coding sequence ATGTCTAAGAGAAATACACAGCAACGCCGTCATATCATTATCAATGAGCTTAATAGTCACGGTGAGGTCAGCGTTGATATGTTAGCTAAACGATTTGAAACCTCGGAAGTTACGATTCGAAAGGATTTAGCTGCGCTAGAAAAAAGTGGCTTATTGCTGCGCCGCTATGGTGGTGCAATTGCACTACCGAAAGAAATTGTCGAACCAAACAATGCACATCTCTCAGCGCAAAAATCACAAATAGGTAAAGCTGCTGCCCAGCTGATCAAAGACCATTATCGCATCGTGATTGATAGTGGCCGAACAACATCGACAGTCGTCAATCATTTGAGCGACAAAAAAGGCTTAGTGGTGATGACCAACTCACTGAATGTCGCAGCTAAGCTAAACGAATTGGAGAACGAGCCGACATTATTGATGACCGGTGGCACTTGGGATCCCACCTCGGAATCATTCCAAGGGCAAGTGGCAGAGCAAGTGTTGAAGTCTTACGATTTTGATCAGCTTTTTATCGGTGCTGATGGCATTGATATCGAACGCGGTACGACCACGTTTAACGAATTAGTGGGTTTAAGTAAAACCATGGCATCGGTTGCACGTGAAGTGATTGTTATGGTGGAATCAGAAAAAATAGGCCGCCGCATTCCGAACTTGGAATTGGACTGGCCGCAAGTCAATACATTGATTACTGACAAGGGCTTGTCGGTTGAGATGAAACAAGCATTAACAGCAAAAGGCGTAAAGGTAATTTGCGCCAGCAACGAGTAA
- a CDS encoding murein transglycosylase domain-containing protein, protein MRRLILSLFSILILTSCQSTPNLSSPAHVEKLVKQIKRNPENIGAIAKQAEQSRQAIKYDVARIKQALAELEQFVEKQWGKGNSELPSTRKYVKYSNDYQARAIIDFTKGSITVETIATKQPLQMLKQAIVTTLLTPADPANTDIFSSDAPTLGETPFLYRQVIDTDRKPIRYQWRAGRFADYLVSQKLVKGRLGKKPLHQVNFTLVTDHQKLRKHQYSEHVIAASRKYQIAPSLIYAIIETESSFNPFAVSHANAYGLMQVVPATAGRDVYQKIKRKPGQPSKQVLFDPAQNIDIGTAYLSILDDRYLQKVANRQSKHYAMISAYNGGTGNVLKTFHSNRNTAFTRINQLESKSVYWALTNKHPRAESRNYLKKVTSRESKYQ, encoded by the coding sequence ATGCGTCGACTTATTCTTAGCCTATTTTCAATACTTATACTGACCAGTTGCCAATCGACACCCAATTTATCGTCGCCAGCTCATGTTGAAAAGCTGGTTAAGCAAATAAAGCGCAATCCTGAAAATATTGGTGCTATCGCTAAACAGGCAGAGCAAAGTCGACAGGCCATAAAATACGATGTTGCCAGAATCAAACAAGCGCTAGCGGAACTTGAGCAGTTTGTCGAAAAACAGTGGGGCAAAGGCAATAGTGAACTGCCGAGCACCCGCAAATACGTAAAGTACAGTAATGACTATCAAGCGCGGGCGATCATCGACTTTACCAAAGGCTCAATCACCGTTGAAACCATCGCCACCAAGCAGCCGTTACAAATGCTTAAACAAGCCATTGTGACGACCTTGCTGACGCCTGCCGACCCAGCCAATACAGACATTTTTTCCAGCGATGCGCCAACACTTGGCGAAACACCATTTTTGTATCGTCAGGTGATCGATACCGACCGCAAACCCATTCGTTATCAATGGCGGGCAGGACGCTTTGCAGACTATTTAGTGTCACAAAAACTGGTGAAAGGGCGGTTGGGCAAAAAGCCATTACACCAAGTGAATTTTACTTTGGTTACCGATCACCAGAAATTGCGTAAACACCAATACAGCGAGCACGTCATTGCCGCATCGAGAAAGTATCAAATTGCCCCTTCGCTAATTTACGCCATTATTGAAACCGAAAGTAGCTTTAACCCATTCGCGGTTAGCCATGCTAATGCCTACGGGTTAATGCAAGTGGTTCCTGCGACGGCAGGGCGGGATGTCTATCAGAAAATTAAACGCAAGCCCGGTCAACCGAGTAAGCAAGTGTTGTTTGATCCGGCGCAAAATATTGACATTGGTACCGCTTATTTATCGATTCTAGACGACAGATACCTGCAAAAAGTCGCTAACCGCCAAAGTAAACACTACGCCATGATTTCTGCCTACAACGGCGGCACTGGCAACGTGTTAAAAACCTTTCACAGTAATCGCAATACCGCGTTTACGCGCATTAATCAATTAGAGAGCAAGTCAGTTTACTGGGCACTGACCAACAAGCACCCAAGGGCAGAGTCGCGTAACTATTTAAAGAAAGTAACGAGTCGAGAGTCGAAATATCAATAG
- a CDS encoding alpha/beta hydrolase family protein: protein MKLKKLILTTCITLLSTSFSPMASAAQSELLSSVKPEQLFTDQPSVMPELATAGNYKVGVVTEQLINRSAFDHRDFQGTYERPLTVELWYPADTGKPSTAGTLASYKAVTRSHKAFELQGTAYRGAAPVAQGQFPFVVISHGYTGDRTIMFYLAEHLASYGYVVASIDHTDSTTEEIDIVNAPTAGFVSTLIHRSRDQQFVLNHYRQQSSALSRLVDFNKAGVIGYSMGGYGAINTVGGCYDVKSASLKALGFNEQQAEALAPAFSFCNAGEEKADTSWQAMVAFAPWGQELNLHNVEALGKLAIPSLYVAGDQDDISGFEHGVQKLYQQTSPQDNYLLVYQNARHNIAPHPAPKVAYQNDIDLGHYFEPSWSSEQLNRFNRHFVLAFLDCYLKTLKCEYLPTTKSSTQKKLDRENYTEAWLGMPHRWATGIEFYRAQPAQ, encoded by the coding sequence ATGAAACTAAAAAAACTCATTCTAACGACATGCATCACTTTGCTGAGCACATCATTTAGCCCCATGGCCAGTGCTGCCCAAAGCGAACTTTTAAGCTCAGTCAAGCCAGAGCAGCTTTTCACCGACCAGCCCAGTGTTATGCCTGAGCTCGCCACAGCAGGTAACTATAAAGTAGGTGTCGTCACCGAGCAGCTTATCAACCGCAGCGCATTTGATCACCGCGACTTTCAGGGCACTTATGAACGACCGTTAACGGTCGAGTTGTGGTATCCAGCAGACACTGGCAAACCAAGTACCGCTGGCACATTAGCAAGCTATAAAGCCGTTACACGCTCCCATAAAGCTTTTGAGTTACAAGGCACAGCCTACCGAGGCGCCGCTCCTGTCGCGCAAGGTCAGTTCCCATTTGTCGTGATATCGCACGGCTACACCGGCGATCGCACCATAATGTTTTATCTGGCAGAGCATTTGGCCAGCTATGGCTATGTTGTCGCCAGTATTGATCATACGGATTCGACGACAGAGGAAATCGATATAGTCAACGCGCCAACCGCTGGCTTTGTTTCGACTTTGATCCATCGAAGCCGCGATCAGCAATTTGTTCTCAATCACTACCGCCAGCAATCAAGTGCGCTTAGCAGATTAGTTGATTTTAATAAGGCAGGTGTTATCGGTTATTCAATGGGCGGCTATGGCGCGATCAATACGGTGGGTGGCTGTTATGACGTTAAATCCGCGAGTCTAAAGGCATTGGGGTTTAATGAGCAACAAGCCGAAGCCTTAGCACCAGCCTTTAGTTTTTGTAATGCCGGTGAAGAAAAAGCAGATACCAGCTGGCAAGCTATGGTCGCGTTTGCGCCTTGGGGCCAAGAGCTAAACCTACACAATGTTGAAGCTTTAGGTAAACTGGCAATACCAAGCCTTTACGTTGCTGGCGATCAGGATGATATTTCCGGTTTTGAGCACGGCGTACAAAAGCTTTATCAGCAAACGAGCCCTCAAGATAACTATTTGTTGGTCTACCAGAATGCCAGACACAATATCGCACCGCACCCAGCCCCTAAAGTGGCGTATCAAAATGATATTGATTTAGGTCATTACTTTGAGCCTAGCTGGAGCAGTGAGCAACTTAACCGTTTTAATCGTCACTTTGTTTTAGCGTTTTTAGACTGTTATTTAAAGACATTAAAATGTGAGTACTTACCCACTACCAAGTCATCAACACAAAAGAAACTCGATAGAGAAAACTACACTGAGGCTTGGCTAGGTATGCCACACCGCTGGGCAACAGGTATTGAGTTTTATCGTGCACAACCCGCACAGTAA
- the glmU gene encoding bifunctional UDP-N-acetylglucosamine diphosphorylase/glucosamine-1-phosphate N-acetyltransferase GlmU has protein sequence MSLSVVILAAGKGTRMRSSLPKVLHPVAHKPMVGHVIDAARRVNAENIYLVYGFGGDVLKAQISGDDLTFVEQKEQLGTGHAVDMASPFLNDNEDVLVLYGDVPLTKVSTLQNLIAAKPVEGMALLTVKLSDPTGYGRIIRDGESGVGEVIGIVEQKDASPEQLTINECNTGILLANGGDLKRWLSNLSNDNAQGEYYLTDIIAMAHGEGKRIATAHPETEIEVEGANNRVQLAALERAYQQRKAEQLMIAGASLRDPARIDVRGELLVGQEVKIDINCIFEGQVELADDVTIGANCILKNCKIGKGAEIKPNTIIEDAIIGEFASAGPFARIRPGSELKRDAHVGNFVEMKKSVLGEGSKAGHLTYLGDAEVGSKANIGAGTITCNYDGVNKSKTIIGDGAFIGSNASLVAPVSVGEMATTAAGSVIVKDVDANELGVARGKQRNIKGWQRPTKKD, from the coding sequence ATGTCTCTTTCTGTTGTAATTTTAGCGGCGGGTAAAGGTACCCGTATGCGCTCTTCTCTACCCAAAGTGTTACACCCCGTTGCTCATAAGCCTATGGTGGGTCATGTTATCGACGCTGCTCGTCGCGTGAATGCCGAAAATATCTATCTGGTTTATGGCTTTGGTGGCGATGTTTTAAAAGCGCAAATTTCTGGTGATGATCTGACCTTTGTTGAACAAAAAGAGCAGTTAGGTACAGGTCATGCGGTCGATATGGCATCGCCTTTCCTCAATGATAATGAAGATGTGTTAGTGCTGTACGGTGATGTGCCGCTAACTAAGGTGTCCACCTTACAAAATCTTATTGCCGCTAAGCCCGTGGAAGGCATGGCTTTGCTGACCGTAAAACTTTCAGATCCTACTGGTTATGGCCGCATTATTCGGGACGGCGAGTCTGGCGTTGGTGAAGTTATAGGTATCGTCGAGCAAAAAGATGCCAGCCCAGAACAATTGACCATTAACGAATGTAATACGGGTATTTTATTGGCTAACGGCGGTGACTTAAAACGTTGGCTGAGCAACCTTTCCAATGACAACGCGCAAGGCGAATACTACCTGACCGATATTATTGCGATGGCACACGGTGAAGGCAAACGAATTGCCACTGCTCACCCAGAAACTGAAATTGAAGTGGAAGGCGCAAACAATCGCGTGCAGTTGGCGGCGCTTGAACGCGCTTATCAGCAACGAAAAGCCGAGCAACTAATGATTGCTGGCGCCAGCTTGCGTGACCCTGCTCGTATTGATGTACGCGGCGAGCTATTGGTGGGGCAAGAAGTTAAAATCGATATTAACTGCATCTTTGAAGGCCAGGTAGAGCTTGCTGACGACGTAACGATCGGTGCTAACTGTATTTTAAAGAACTGTAAAATTGGTAAAGGGGCGGAAATAAAGCCAAATACCATCATCGAAGATGCCATCATTGGTGAGTTTGCCTCTGCTGGCCCATTTGCTCGCATTCGTCCGGGCTCTGAGCTAAAACGCGATGCCCATGTTGGCAACTTTGTTGAAATGAAAAAATCAGTATTGGGTGAAGGTTCAAAAGCAGGTCACTTAACGTATTTAGGGGATGCCGAGGTTGGCAGTAAAGCCAATATTGGTGCCGGCACAATTACCTGTAACTACGATGGCGTAAATAAATCGAAAACCATTATTGGTGATGGTGCTTTTATTGGCTCAAATGCCTCGTTAGTTGCGCCTGTTAGTGTTGGTGAGATGGCTACGACAGCGGCAGGCTCCGTTATCGTCAAAGATGTAGATGCCAATGAGCTGGGTGTTGCTCGCGGTAAGCAGCGCAATATCAAAGGCTGGCAACGACCCACTAAAAAAGACTAG
- a CDS encoding MBL fold metallo-hydrolase: protein MQTYKIFESKHHQWLVFGRDPEKPNKIIDTNQYMVVTKNNALLMDPGGIELFSVMLAAIVKHVPIEKITHLFASHQDPDIISSLGLWDQALPDATLHSPWLWEGFIRHFGMDHIEYSPIPDEGYPLRIDDANLTFIPAHYLHSSGNFNVYDEEAKILMSGDIGAAIEGADAPLYVENFDEHCQKMTMFHQRWMPSNRAKNDWVERVSKLEIDMMCPQHGRIFKGDDVKRFLDWFYKLEVGTALANKT, encoded by the coding sequence ATGCAAACGTATAAAATTTTCGAAAGTAAACACCATCAGTGGCTGGTTTTTGGTCGCGATCCAGAAAAGCCCAATAAAATTATTGATACTAATCAGTATATGGTGGTTACAAAGAATAATGCATTACTGATGGACCCTGGGGGGATCGAGTTGTTCTCGGTGATGTTAGCTGCAATCGTTAAACATGTACCGATTGAAAAAATTACTCATTTATTTGCTTCGCATCAGGATCCTGACATCATTTCATCGCTGGGTTTGTGGGATCAAGCGTTGCCTGATGCAACGCTGCATTCTCCTTGGTTGTGGGAAGGTTTTATCCGCCACTTTGGCATGGACCATATTGAATATAGCCCGATTCCTGATGAAGGCTACCCATTGCGTATTGATGACGCCAACTTAACGTTTATTCCTGCACATTATCTTCATTCCTCAGGTAACTTTAATGTTTACGATGAGGAAGCAAAAATTTTAATGTCTGGTGATATTGGTGCAGCCATTGAAGGCGCTGACGCACCGCTGTATGTTGAAAACTTTGACGAGCATTGCCAGAAAATGACTATGTTCCATCAACGTTGGATGCCATCTAATCGCGCCAAAAACGACTGGGTTGAACGAGTTAGTAAACTTGAAATTGATATGATGTGCCCACAACATGGGCGAATTTTTAAGGGAGACGACGTTAAACGTTTTCTTGATTGGTTCTATAAACTGGAAGTAGGAACAGCACTCGCCAACAAGACTTAA
- a CDS encoding chemotaxis protein, with protein sequence MSSKQINYFVTTALIAAKLDNANKIAKQLLLTASNARAVALRAGDSAAGFKPLTDFIDQLARVTIASSKQINVLATQLSRVSANKMRTDNAICHFERADRIATDYAYVESLSPAYGRIKRSELALNNKYVGEIFRLNDALDELARELRTAVILATLSRVEASQAALLYQESLNGVADNVELSAQQIKTLIEEAKKLAQELHQDANV encoded by the coding sequence ATGTCCTCTAAACAGATTAATTACTTTGTCACTACTGCGCTGATAGCTGCAAAGCTCGACAATGCGAATAAGATAGCAAAACAACTATTGCTCACCGCCAGTAATGCGCGAGCTGTTGCATTGCGGGCTGGTGATAGTGCCGCTGGTTTTAAGCCTCTGACTGATTTTATCGATCAACTGGCACGCGTCACGATAGCCTCTTCTAAGCAAATAAATGTGCTCGCTACTCAGCTCAGCCGAGTGTCAGCTAACAAGATGCGCACGGATAACGCTATTTGCCACTTTGAGCGCGCAGATCGCATTGCTACGGATTATGCCTATGTTGAGAGTTTATCTCCTGCTTATGGACGTATTAAGCGCTCAGAACTGGCGTTAAATAACAAATATGTGGGTGAAATATTTCGACTTAATGACGCACTAGATGAGCTTGCGAGAGAACTTCGCACTGCGGTTATCTTAGCAACCTTATCACGTGTTGAAGCGTCGCAAGCAGCATTGTTATATCAAGAATCCTTAAATGGCGTTGCCGACAATGTGGAGTTGTCTGCTCAACAGATAAAAACCTTAATTGAAGAAGCTAAAAAGTTAGCTCAAGAGTTACACCAAGATGCAAACGTATAA
- a CDS encoding F0F1 ATP synthase subunit epsilon, whose protein sequence is MAAMTVNLNVVSAEEALFSGRIESLQITGSEGELGIMPGHAPLLTSLKPGMARIVKQHGEEEVIYLSGGMLEVQPSSVTVLADVATRADDLDEQAAEAAKRAAEEHLNASSGDVNYAEAASELARAVAQLRVIQAAKKKL, encoded by the coding sequence ATGGCAGCAATGACTGTAAATTTGAATGTAGTAAGTGCCGAAGAAGCGTTATTTTCTGGTCGCATTGAATCATTACAAATCACTGGTAGTGAAGGTGAATTAGGTATTATGCCTGGTCACGCACCTTTACTGACCTCACTAAAACCTGGCATGGCTCGCATCGTGAAACAACACGGTGAAGAAGAAGTGATTTACCTTTCAGGCGGTATGCTAGAGGTTCAACCGAGTAGCGTTACTGTTTTGGCTGACGTGGCAACACGTGCTGATGACTTAGATGAACAAGCAGCTGAAGCTGCAAAACGCGCTGCTGAAGAGCATTTAAATGCAAGCAGTGGTGATGTGAACTACGCAGAAGCAGCTTCTGAGCTAGCGCGCGCAGTAGCACAACTTCGCGTTATTCAAGCGGCCAAGAAAAAGCTATAA